The following are from one region of the Amycolatopsis sp. QT-25 genome:
- a CDS encoding MFS transporter, which produces MNATVRLVAAASTGNMLEWLSFTAYALVADVIARQFFPSADPVTSLMLALGTAVAAYLVRPIGAVVLGVYADRAGRLAALTVAIRLMTLGSLLIVVLPDYQKIGVLAPIGMLLALVLQGFSAGGEFGSATALLVESHAGRRGFMGSWQTASQAFAVLLATGLLATTSGFLSPAQFDTWGWRIPFAVALLLGPAGYYIRTRLRDSPEFIAAHAKPDSAPPRPLVHLMRHHKTRVLLVMGMIAVSTGFSYLITYMPTFAIRHLGMSPSTSFTATFVTGVVLTVLTPVAGHLSDKIGRTRMLTAAAAVIALIALPLFLLIRAAPAMVTLVAALALMGLVKAWYAGPLPAAMAEMFPVSGRGTGLSISYNLGVILFGGVTPLAITLLIAATGSTLAPSYWITALALLSGTCVVLARRYRRSAPSSSLKGAEGDLRRV; this is translated from the coding sequence ATGAACGCGACAGTGCGCCTCGTCGCGGCGGCCTCGACGGGGAACATGCTGGAATGGCTGAGCTTCACCGCCTACGCACTGGTCGCCGACGTCATCGCGCGGCAGTTCTTTCCCTCGGCCGATCCGGTGACCTCGTTGATGTTGGCACTGGGTACGGCGGTGGCCGCCTACCTGGTCCGGCCGATCGGCGCGGTGGTGCTCGGTGTCTACGCCGACCGGGCCGGACGGCTGGCGGCCTTGACCGTGGCCATCCGGCTGATGACCCTCGGCTCTTTGCTGATCGTGGTCCTGCCCGACTACCAGAAGATCGGCGTGCTCGCGCCGATCGGGATGCTCCTCGCGCTGGTGCTCCAAGGTTTCTCCGCGGGCGGTGAGTTCGGCTCCGCCACCGCACTGCTCGTCGAGAGTCACGCCGGGCGGCGTGGCTTCATGGGGAGCTGGCAAACCGCCAGCCAGGCGTTCGCGGTCCTGCTCGCGACCGGCTTGCTCGCGACCACGAGCGGGTTCCTGAGCCCGGCGCAGTTCGACACGTGGGGATGGCGGATACCGTTCGCGGTCGCCCTGCTCCTCGGCCCGGCCGGCTACTACATCCGTACCCGGCTGCGCGACTCGCCGGAGTTCATCGCCGCACACGCCAAACCGGACTCCGCGCCGCCGCGCCCACTGGTGCACCTCATGCGGCACCACAAGACACGGGTGCTGCTGGTCATGGGCATGATCGCGGTCTCGACGGGGTTCTCCTACCTGATCACCTACATGCCGACGTTCGCCATCCGGCACCTCGGCATGTCCCCGTCGACGAGTTTCACCGCGACCTTCGTGACCGGTGTCGTCCTCACCGTGCTCACGCCCGTGGCCGGTCATCTCTCCGACAAGATCGGGAGGACCCGGATGCTCACCGCGGCCGCCGCCGTGATCGCGCTCATCGCCCTTCCGCTGTTCCTGCTCATCCGCGCCGCACCGGCGATGGTCACCCTGGTGGCGGCCTTGGCGCTGATGGGCCTGGTCAAAGCCTGGTACGCCGGGCCGCTGCCCGCGGCCATGGCCGAAATGTTCCCGGTCAGCGGCCGGGGAACGGGGCTGTCGATCAGCTACAACCTCGGCGTCATCCTCTTCGGCGGCGTCACCCCGCTGGCCATCACCCTGCTGATCGCGGCCACCGGATCCACCCTCGCGCCCAGCTACTGGATCACCGCGCTCGCCCTGCTCAGCGGTACCTGCGTGGTGCTCGCCCGCCGATATCGGCGATCCGCTCCGTCGTCCAGTCTCAAGGGAGCCGAAGGGGACCTTCGCCGCGTCTGA
- a CDS encoding alpha-amylase family glycosyl hydrolase — translation MTRPWWQDAVFYQIYPRSFADSDGDGIGDLPGIVERLPYLRSLGVDALWISPFFRSPMADFGYDISDHFAVDPIFGTDADATALITAAHTHDLRVLVDVVLPHTSDQHPWFRAALTSRTADERAYYVWRDGPTPGKPDGGPPNNWAAGFPPGSSAWTWHPGTAQWYLHSHLPQEPDLDWTNPSVRAAQLEVLRYWLDRGVDGLRLDSINRLGKDPAYRDNVDGLPSRQQDWPVLHDYLREVRALVDKYPGAVVIGEVWEFDQSRLMPYLAPDELHLAHNFVFGRVSFDAGEIRRTVEEFQVLADPATWPAWFLGNHDEPRIVSRWSVPGDDEQKRQARGRLAAVLLLTLRGTPFLYQGEELGLPDTGLPPGVGKDRNGRDPQRTPMPWLPPSTAGPGAGFSAGEPWLPIGATAEQLNVATELQDRSSMLHLYRDLLALRRSRPSLRSGSQVFLDTSPGVLAYLRVEDNERTLVLLNFAEQACTPFPGTTLNPLSGIILDEAGQCLANSSPAAEAEPGGDRA, via the coding sequence ATGACCCGCCCCTGGTGGCAGGACGCTGTTTTCTATCAGATCTATCCGCGCAGTTTCGCCGATTCCGACGGTGACGGGATCGGTGATCTGCCCGGCATCGTCGAGCGGCTCCCGTATCTCCGATCGCTGGGCGTCGACGCACTGTGGATTTCGCCGTTCTTCCGGTCGCCCATGGCCGACTTCGGTTATGACATCAGCGATCACTTCGCGGTCGACCCGATCTTCGGCACGGACGCCGACGCGACGGCGCTGATCACCGCCGCCCACACTCACGACTTGCGCGTCCTCGTCGACGTCGTGCTCCCCCACACCAGTGATCAGCACCCGTGGTTCCGCGCTGCGCTCACTTCGCGCACCGCGGACGAGCGGGCTTACTACGTCTGGCGCGACGGGCCGACACCCGGCAAGCCGGACGGCGGCCCGCCGAACAACTGGGCCGCCGGTTTCCCGCCGGGCAGTTCGGCGTGGACCTGGCACCCCGGCACCGCCCAGTGGTACCTGCATTCCCACCTGCCGCAGGAACCCGATCTCGATTGGACCAACCCGTCCGTGCGGGCGGCACAGCTCGAGGTGCTGCGCTACTGGCTGGATCGTGGCGTCGACGGACTGAGGCTCGACTCGATCAACCGCCTCGGCAAGGACCCCGCCTATCGTGACAACGTCGACGGCCTGCCCTCACGCCAGCAGGACTGGCCGGTACTGCACGACTATCTGCGCGAGGTCCGCGCGCTCGTCGACAAGTATCCCGGCGCGGTCGTGATCGGTGAGGTCTGGGAATTCGACCAGAGCCGCCTCATGCCCTACCTCGCCCCGGACGAACTGCATCTCGCCCACAACTTCGTGTTCGGCCGAGTGTCTTTCGACGCCGGTGAAATCCGGCGGACGGTCGAAGAATTCCAAGTGCTGGCCGACCCGGCCACCTGGCCCGCCTGGTTCCTTGGCAACCACGACGAGCCCCGGATCGTCAGCCGCTGGTCGGTACCCGGCGACGACGAGCAAAAGCGTCAGGCGCGCGGACGCCTCGCCGCCGTGTTGCTGCTTACCCTGCGCGGCACGCCGTTCCTCTACCAAGGCGAAGAACTCGGCCTCCCCGACACCGGACTGCCGCCCGGTGTGGGGAAGGACCGCAACGGACGCGACCCGCAGCGCACCCCGATGCCTTGGCTCCCGCCGTCCACGGCCGGTCCCGGCGCCGGGTTCAGCGCCGGCGAACCCTGGTTGCCGATCGGCGCCACCGCCGAACAACTGAACGTCGCCACCGAACTCCAGGACCGCAGTTCCATGCTGCACCTCTATCGTGACCTGCTGGCACTGCGTCGATCCCGGCCCTCTCTTCGCTCCGGCAGCCAAGTGTTCCTCGATACGTCACCGGGCGTACTGGCATATCTCCGCGTTGAAGACAACGAACGCACGCTCGTGCTCCTGAATTTCGCCGAACAGGCTTGTACACCTTTTCCGGGAACTACGCTGAACCCGCTCAGCGGGATCATCCTCGACGAAGCGGGCCAATGCCTGGCGAACAGCTCTCCGGCCGCCGAGGCGGAACCTGGTGGCGATCGCGCTTGA
- a CDS encoding M20/M25/M40 family metallo-hydrolase, whose translation MKSMGVDVDSVREYARRHRLRHEQELADWIAVPSVSATGEGMERATPYARELLERSGLSSRVVETGGWPLVVGHAAGPVGSPHVVIYGHYDVQPAGPLEEWHSPPFEASVRAGRMYGRGTGDNKGQHLAQLLALRALRDIHGGPPCSVTVVLDGEEEIGSPHLTGTLAAMREDLAADLAVWSDGPVHDSYEPTVALGVRGVVAFEITVRGAKSPLHSGNWGNVAPNPAWELIWLLSTMRGPDGQVTIDGHDAGVTPLTDAELDAVRALPIDPAAMLAEAGLDRMDTGRGRDVNERLALPTFSINSLTCMDNDEHRTVVPSVAVARCDMRLAGGQRTETVIDAVRAHIGKHLPHAELRFGATMEASRTLPDAPYADLVLRGVTEAHGKQALAVPAMGGSLPIAALTDGLALPCYGIALANVDERNHAPNENLELHRFHQGIVTAASVLSSIGRR comes from the coding sequence ATGAAATCGATGGGAGTCGACGTGGACTCGGTCAGGGAATACGCGCGGCGGCACCGGCTGCGGCACGAGCAAGAGCTCGCGGACTGGATCGCGGTGCCCAGCGTGAGTGCCACGGGCGAGGGCATGGAACGGGCCACGCCGTACGCGCGGGAGTTGCTGGAACGCAGCGGGCTCAGCTCACGGGTCGTGGAAACCGGCGGCTGGCCGCTGGTCGTCGGGCACGCGGCGGGTCCGGTGGGCAGTCCGCATGTGGTGATCTACGGGCATTACGACGTCCAGCCGGCGGGACCGCTGGAGGAATGGCACAGTCCGCCGTTCGAGGCGAGTGTCCGTGCGGGCCGGATGTACGGGCGCGGCACCGGTGACAACAAAGGCCAGCACCTCGCTCAGCTCCTCGCTCTCCGGGCACTGCGCGACATCCACGGGGGACCGCCGTGCTCGGTGACCGTGGTGCTCGACGGTGAGGAGGAGATCGGCAGCCCGCATCTGACCGGCACGCTGGCGGCGATGCGAGAGGACTTGGCCGCCGATCTGGCGGTGTGGAGCGACGGTCCGGTGCATGACAGTTACGAGCCGACGGTCGCGCTCGGCGTGCGTGGCGTCGTGGCCTTCGAGATCACCGTGCGCGGCGCGAAAAGCCCGCTGCATTCGGGAAACTGGGGCAATGTCGCGCCCAATCCCGCCTGGGAGCTGATCTGGCTGCTGTCGACGATGCGCGGACCCGACGGCCAGGTGACCATCGACGGTCACGACGCGGGCGTGACGCCCTTGACCGACGCCGAACTCGACGCGGTGCGGGCACTGCCGATCGACCCGGCCGCGATGCTGGCGGAAGCGGGACTGGACCGGATGGACACCGGTCGCGGCCGGGACGTCAACGAACGACTCGCGCTGCCGACGTTCAGCATCAACTCGTTGACCTGCATGGACAACGACGAGCACCGGACGGTCGTCCCGTCGGTCGCGGTCGCCCGATGCGATATGCGGCTGGCCGGTGGCCAGCGGACGGAGACGGTCATCGACGCTGTCCGCGCACACATCGGCAAGCATCTGCCACACGCCGAGCTGCGGTTCGGGGCGACCATGGAGGCGTCCCGCACGTTGCCGGACGCGCCTTATGCCGACCTCGTGCTGCGTGGGGTGACCGAGGCACACGGGAAGCAGGCCTTGGCGGTCCCGGCGATGGGCGGCAGCCTGCCGATCGCGGCGCTCACCGATGGGCTGGCCCTGCCCTGCTACGGCATCGCGCTGGCGAATGTCGACGAGCGTAACCACGCGCCGAACGAGAACCTCGAACTCCATCGGTTCCACCAGGGCATCGTGACCGCGGCCAGTGTCCTCTCCAGCATCGGCCGACGATGA
- a CDS encoding YhjD/YihY/BrkB family envelope integrity protein, with translation MSGVTVRRRVTVVLRDTARSLRGRDLSLWAAGVTFFAVLAVVPLALVALRGAAFLGSPEFVHHGVSRWADALPPDQRPGVALTALANAALNTPWGAFLVTLLPATFYGEGLYRGLVQVAGRAPGAFVGWRGRLMFVPVLLLSPTLAVVPLATADLVADLYTGGGWSTFWGITLSFHIDWLLIALVTGIVFVGSAPRTARRGPLLLGSLAVASILTGFFHGFLLFLAIPLDWSIPFGGLAAVGVVSALVLWLYLLHVLLLLGFRLTLSVEGTRAGLEPATEKSPESASESAS, from the coding sequence ATGAGCGGTGTCACCGTGCGCCGCCGGGTCACCGTCGTGCTCCGCGACACCGCCCGATCCCTGCGCGGCCGCGATCTGTCCCTCTGGGCGGCCGGTGTGACGTTCTTCGCCGTGCTTGCCGTCGTTCCGCTGGCCTTGGTCGCTTTGCGCGGGGCGGCTTTCCTCGGATCGCCCGAGTTCGTCCACCACGGCGTGTCCCGATGGGCCGACGCGCTCCCGCCCGACCAGCGACCGGGTGTCGCGTTGACCGCTCTCGCCAACGCCGCGCTGAACACCCCGTGGGGTGCCTTCCTGGTGACCCTGTTGCCCGCCACGTTCTACGGGGAAGGCCTCTACCGGGGACTCGTGCAGGTCGCCGGGCGGGCGCCTGGCGCCTTCGTCGGCTGGCGGGGCCGGCTGATGTTCGTCCCGGTCCTGCTGCTCAGCCCGACCCTGGCCGTCGTGCCGCTCGCCACCGCCGACCTCGTGGCCGATCTCTACACCGGCGGCGGCTGGTCGACCTTCTGGGGCATCACGCTGTCCTTTCACATCGACTGGCTGCTCATCGCCTTGGTGACCGGCATCGTGTTCGTCGGCAGTGCCCCGCGCACGGCGCGCCGCGGGCCGTTGCTGCTCGGCTCGCTGGCCGTCGCGTCGATCCTCACCGGGTTCTTCCACGGCTTTCTTCTCTTCCTGGCCATCCCGTTGGACTGGAGTATCCCGTTCGGCGGGCTGGCGGCGGTGGGAGTGGTGTCGGCCCTGGTCCTCTGGCTCTATCTGTTGCACGTCCTGCTCCTGCTCGGCTTCAGGCTCACGTTGAGCGTCGAAGGCACCCGGGCGGGTCTGGAGCCGGCCACTGAGAAATCCCCCGAAAGTGCAAGCGAAAGCGCGTCGTAA
- a CDS encoding carotenoid biosynthesis protein: MVTRAAAFSRSSSRPGALAAWICAAGTVLCQILYSVTNAGARTPLTVLTVLCFAAASLADAWTRAGAKAAVVLAVIAGGGGLLAEVVGLHTGLPFGHYRYTASLGWRIAGVPMLIPLAWLMMAWPAFLVGRALARRPVFVVAVSAAALAVWDVFLDPQMVDEGYWTWFSPTPSLPGVEGIPLTNFAGWLLVALIVQTALHRLIPLERDRVTGLAAGPAPALYLWTWFSSVWAHFAFFGRPWVAVVGGLLMGAIAVPFAIRLGRGLLWARVPE; encoded by the coding sequence ATGGTTACGCGGGCCGCCGCATTCTCACGTTCGTCGTCTCGACCCGGTGCTTTGGCCGCGTGGATCTGCGCCGCGGGAACCGTGCTCTGCCAGATTCTCTACTCGGTCACCAACGCCGGAGCGCGCACCCCGCTGACCGTGCTGACCGTGCTCTGTTTCGCGGCCGCCTCACTCGCCGATGCCTGGACGCGTGCGGGGGCGAAAGCCGCCGTGGTGCTCGCCGTGATCGCCGGTGGCGGCGGCCTGCTCGCCGAGGTCGTCGGTTTGCATACCGGATTGCCGTTCGGGCACTACCGGTACACGGCGTCGCTCGGCTGGCGGATAGCCGGTGTCCCGATGCTCATTCCGCTGGCCTGGCTGATGATGGCGTGGCCCGCTTTCCTGGTGGGCCGGGCATTGGCCAGGCGGCCGGTGTTCGTCGTCGCGGTGTCGGCGGCCGCCCTCGCCGTCTGGGACGTCTTCCTCGACCCTCAGATGGTGGACGAGGGCTACTGGACCTGGTTTTCGCCCACGCCGTCGCTTCCCGGTGTGGAGGGCATTCCGCTGACCAACTTCGCGGGCTGGCTGCTCGTCGCGCTCATCGTCCAAACCGCTTTGCATCGGCTGATCCCACTCGAGCGGGACCGTGTCACCGGGCTCGCCGCGGGTCCCGCTCCCGCGCTGTACCTCTGGACCTGGTTCTCGTCGGTATGGGCGCATTTCGCCTTCTTCGGCAGGCCCTGGGTCGCCGTGGTGGGCGGACTGCTGATGGGAGCGATCGCCGTGCCGTTCGCGATCCGGCTGGGACGGGGGCTGCTGTGGGCACGCGTTCCCGAGTGA
- a CDS encoding helix-turn-helix domain-containing protein — MAGQIEPPAATPEELRALSHPLSWRILRLCLNTAWTNQQLAERLDVAPATLLRRLRVLTSTGFLVAEEPRRGPKGAWEHPYRATKKTWRLNLEPGSDLHLTAKVDLAILDAHRSEISENDPSVPQHTRRAVLRLDPRDQAELNSRVDALLDEFAGREKPDQAPIAILWNAVERHEPPGQP; from the coding sequence ATGGCCGGACAGATCGAGCCCCCAGCCGCGACGCCGGAAGAACTGCGCGCGCTCTCCCACCCGCTGAGCTGGCGCATCCTGCGGTTGTGCCTGAACACGGCATGGACCAACCAGCAACTCGCCGAACGCCTCGACGTCGCACCGGCCACCTTGCTGCGCCGGCTGCGGGTACTGACTTCAACGGGATTCCTCGTGGCCGAGGAGCCACGGCGAGGACCCAAAGGCGCGTGGGAACATCCCTACCGGGCGACCAAGAAGACCTGGCGTCTCAACCTCGAGCCGGGGAGCGACCTTCACCTCACGGCCAAGGTCGACCTCGCCATCCTGGACGCACACCGGTCGGAAATCAGCGAGAACGACCCTTCGGTCCCCCAGCACACCCGCCGGGCGGTTCTGCGGCTGGATCCCCGCGACCAAGCGGAGCTGAACAGCAGGGTCGACGCGCTCCTCGACGAGTTCGCCGGGCGAGAGAAACCGGACCAGGCACCCATCGCCATCCTGTGGAACGCCGTCGAACGCCACGAACCTCCCGGACAGCCGTGA
- a CDS encoding glycosyltransferase, whose protein sequence is MGTRSRVIVRTAAVAAVTASVHAAYNARIVREPPKQPARCREPVSILLPLRDEALRVAPTLRSLMAQSGLDDVEILVLDDCSSDGTAEVVRRVAGGDPRVKVFTGIEPPPDMVGKPYACHQLATRARGSVLVCVDADVVLAPDAVASAVSLLRGASLDAVSPFPRQRADSAGARLVQPLLQWSWLTLLPLRLAERSPRPSLTAANGQFLIIDAAMLRECGGFAAVGHEVLDDIALMRAVKNAGGRGVVADGSRIAECTMYTNWPDLRDGYTKSLWSATASVPGALAICAGLLTVWVLPAAAALTGSKAGLLGYLAGVAGRTVAARRTRGRVWPDSLVHPVSVLALVGLIGRSWWARRTGRLMWKNRVLRREAP, encoded by the coding sequence GTGGGCACGCGTTCCCGAGTGATCGTGCGCACCGCCGCGGTGGCCGCCGTGACGGCCTCCGTCCACGCGGCCTACAACGCGCGCATCGTCCGGGAGCCGCCGAAACAACCGGCTCGCTGCCGGGAGCCGGTGTCCATCTTGCTTCCGCTCCGTGACGAAGCCCTGCGGGTCGCGCCGACACTGCGCTCGCTGATGGCGCAAAGCGGACTCGACGACGTCGAGATACTCGTACTCGACGACTGCTCCTCCGACGGGACGGCCGAGGTGGTCCGGCGGGTCGCGGGAGGTGACCCGCGCGTCAAGGTCTTCACCGGGATCGAGCCGCCACCGGACATGGTCGGCAAGCCGTACGCCTGCCACCAGCTCGCCACCCGGGCCCGAGGAAGCGTCCTGGTGTGTGTCGACGCGGACGTCGTACTCGCCCCGGACGCGGTGGCGTCAGCGGTTTCGCTGCTGCGCGGCGCGTCGCTCGACGCCGTCTCACCGTTCCCGAGGCAACGCGCCGACAGTGCCGGCGCCCGTCTGGTGCAGCCGCTGTTGCAGTGGTCGTGGTTGACCTTGCTCCCGCTGCGGCTCGCGGAAAGATCACCGCGACCGTCTCTCACCGCGGCGAACGGTCAATTCCTGATCATCGACGCGGCGATGCTGCGCGAATGCGGCGGATTCGCCGCTGTCGGGCACGAGGTGCTGGACGACATCGCGCTGATGCGAGCGGTCAAGAACGCGGGTGGCCGTGGGGTGGTCGCGGACGGCAGCCGGATCGCCGAGTGCACGATGTACACGAACTGGCCGGATCTGCGCGACGGCTACACCAAGTCGCTCTGGTCGGCCACCGCTTCGGTTCCCGGTGCCCTCGCGATCTGCGCCGGATTGCTGACGGTGTGGGTGCTGCCCGCGGCGGCCGCCTTGACCGGCTCGAAAGCCGGACTGCTCGGATACCTGGCAGGAGTCGCCGGCCGGACCGTGGCGGCCCGCCGCACCCGGGGCCGCGTCTGGCCCGACAGCCTCGTGCATCCGGTGTCGGTCCTCGCCCTGGTCGGTCTCATCGGCCGGTCCTGGTGGGCCCGCCGCACCGGACGGCTGATGTGGAAGAACCGTGTCCTGCGCCGGGAGGCACCATGA
- the crtI gene encoding phytoene desaturase family protein, translated as MSDVVIIGAGMGGLAAAARLAAGGHAVTVLERSSRCGGKLGTFSRDGFTFDTGPSLLTLPSVYRDLFAATGADLDSLIEIEPVDPACQYRFADGTELTMPHDRDAVPAALDDALGDGAGAEWARLMAEAGYLWSLVGEQVLQHPLNGTRDLIRYSTSVKDLLAIAPWRTLRSMGRRRLSDPRARMLLDRYATYTGSDPRRLPAVMSVVPFVEQEFGSWHVRGGLRRLGEALLSRVSALGVQIRTDTEVTAVETGPDGVRGVRLADGERLAAPIVVCNADAARLYGDLLDDPRARGPRRALRRVPPSLAGFVLLLALRGKTPNPSHHRVLFPADYDAEFDAIFGRAPRPVPDPTVYVCAPDDPELHPPDGESWFVLVNAPRHDPVSGVDWTAPGLAEAYADRVLDILAERGHDVRDRLLWREIRTPADLEREVGAPGGSIYGSSSNGSRAALLRPANSGPVPGLYLASGSAHPGGGLPLVAMSAAITAGLVGPAGGQRSRRADRKVHQPHD; from the coding sequence ATGAGCGACGTCGTGATCATCGGAGCAGGCATGGGCGGGCTGGCGGCCGCGGCCAGGCTCGCGGCGGGCGGGCACGCGGTGACCGTGCTCGAACGTTCTTCGCGGTGTGGTGGCAAGCTGGGCACCTTCAGCCGGGACGGGTTCACCTTCGACACCGGGCCCTCGTTGCTGACGTTACCGTCGGTCTACCGCGACCTGTTCGCGGCCACGGGCGCCGATCTCGACTCGCTCATCGAAATCGAACCGGTCGATCCCGCATGTCAGTACCGCTTCGCCGACGGAACCGAGCTGACCATGCCGCATGATCGCGACGCCGTGCCGGCGGCTCTGGACGACGCGCTGGGCGATGGGGCGGGAGCCGAGTGGGCACGTCTGATGGCGGAAGCGGGGTATCTCTGGTCGCTCGTCGGCGAACAGGTACTCCAGCACCCGCTGAACGGGACTCGTGACTTGATCCGGTACTCCACCAGCGTCAAAGACCTGCTCGCGATCGCTCCGTGGCGCACCCTGCGGAGTATGGGACGACGTCGCCTCAGCGACCCCAGAGCGCGCATGCTGCTAGACCGCTACGCCACCTACACCGGCTCGGACCCGCGCAGGCTGCCCGCCGTCATGAGTGTCGTTCCGTTCGTGGAACAGGAGTTCGGCAGCTGGCACGTCCGCGGCGGGCTCCGCCGCCTCGGTGAAGCCCTGCTGAGCCGCGTTTCCGCCCTCGGCGTCCAGATCCGCACAGACACCGAAGTCACCGCCGTCGAAACCGGCCCGGACGGGGTGCGCGGTGTGCGGCTGGCAGACGGCGAACGACTGGCCGCACCGATCGTGGTGTGCAACGCGGACGCCGCAAGGCTCTACGGTGATCTGCTCGACGACCCGCGTGCTCGCGGACCACGCCGCGCGCTCCGGCGCGTACCACCTTCGCTGGCCGGATTCGTGCTTCTGCTCGCCCTACGCGGCAAGACGCCGAACCCCAGTCATCACCGGGTCTTGTTCCCCGCCGACTACGACGCCGAGTTCGACGCGATCTTCGGAAGAGCACCACGGCCCGTGCCCGACCCCACCGTCTACGTCTGCGCCCCGGACGATCCCGAACTGCACCCACCAGACGGTGAATCCTGGTTCGTGCTCGTGAACGCTCCCCGCCACGACCCGGTGTCCGGAGTGGACTGGACGGCACCGGGACTGGCTGAGGCTTACGCCGACCGAGTGCTCGACATCCTGGCCGAGCGCGGCCACGACGTCCGGGACCGGTTACTGTGGAGAGAAATCCGCACCCCCGCGGACCTCGAACGTGAGGTCGGTGCGCCGGGCGGCTCGATCTACGGCTCGTCCTCCAACGGCTCCCGCGCCGCCCTGCTCCGCCCCGCCAACAGCGGTCCCGTCCCCGGGCTCTACCTCGCGAGCGGCTCGGCCCACCCCGGCGGCGGACTGCCGCTGGTGGCGATGTCAGCCGCGATCACCGCCGGACTGGTCGGCCCGGCGGGCGGGCAGCGCTCGCGCCGTGCCGATCGAAAGGTGCACCAGCCCCATGACTGA
- a CDS encoding CDP-alcohol phosphatidyltransferase family protein, giving the protein MQVLARPVLGVPPDVLTGVGVLCAAAAVPTASAGGWWLWLALVLLVATGVFDGLDGAVALLTGKARPAGAVLDAVADRITELCFTAVLFVLGAPSTWCAGLAISFLLHEYLRVRAQAAGMRGAGAITVAERPTRLIVAAVAVTGSALAPAGAPWSGWPWAPTCAVVWAVLSVMGLVHLSIGTARALPARRADQSGGDRG; this is encoded by the coding sequence GTGCAGGTTCTCGCCCGCCCGGTGCTCGGCGTCCCTCCGGACGTGCTCACCGGGGTGGGGGTCCTGTGCGCGGCGGCCGCGGTGCCGACGGCGTCCGCGGGCGGCTGGTGGCTGTGGCTCGCGCTGGTGCTCCTGGTGGCCACCGGCGTGTTCGACGGTTTGGACGGCGCCGTCGCGCTGCTCACCGGCAAGGCCCGGCCTGCCGGGGCCGTCCTGGACGCGGTCGCCGACCGGATCACCGAACTGTGCTTCACCGCGGTGCTTTTCGTTCTCGGCGCGCCGTCGACCTGGTGCGCCGGTCTCGCGATTTCCTTCTTGCTGCACGAATATCTTCGAGTGCGGGCCCAGGCCGCCGGGATGCGCGGCGCCGGCGCGATCACGGTCGCGGAACGTCCGACGAGGCTGATCGTCGCCGCGGTGGCGGTGACCGGCTCGGCGCTGGCACCGGCGGGAGCGCCTTGGTCCGGATGGCCTTGGGCGCCGACCTGCGCCGTGGTCTGGGCGGTTCTGTCAGTCATGGGGCTGGTGCACCTTTCGATCGGCACGGCGCGAGCGCTGCCCGCCCGCCGGGCCGACCAGTCCGGCGGTGATCGCGGCTGA